One region of Spirochaetaceae bacterium genomic DNA includes:
- a CDS encoding ATP-binding protein, which translates to MKAEAGNRRDRLREMLADLKMPGALEAVDGILAQADSGAATAAEAIEQLLDAQIRLRNNRRLQTAMRSSRLPTVKTLGQFDFAFQPSIKREQIESLHELGFLDRRENVIFLGPPSRAS; encoded by the coding sequence ATGAAGGCCGAGGCAGGCAACCGGCGCGACCGGCTGCGGGAGATGCTCGCAGACCTCAAGATGCCCGGTGCCCTCGAAGCCGTGGATGGCATCCTGGCCCAAGCGGATAGCGGCGCGGCCACCGCAGCCGAGGCCATCGAGCAGTTGTTGGACGCCCAGATCAGGCTTCGCAACAACCGTCGCCTCCAAACCGCCATGCGCTCGTCCCGGCTGCCGACCGTAAAGACCCTGGGCCAGTTCGACTTCGCCTTCCAGCCCAGCATCAAGCGCGAGCAGATCGAGAGCCTCCATGAACTCGGCTTCCTCGATCGCCGCGAAAACGTCATCTTTCTCGGCCCGCCGAGTCGGGCTTCATAA